The Aedes albopictus strain Foshan chromosome 1, AalbF5, whole genome shotgun sequence genomic interval CCGCACTTTCGCGGCCTATGCTGAACAAGTGCGCACGTACTTTTTTACAATGTTGGAAAGGGAGAATCAAGGTATGCTGTTTCGAAGTCGGACgcaatttttttagtttttcggtacttttattttttgctatgtgTTCCAGCATATTGTACAGGAATCCAGCAATTACAATCGCTGACTGCATTCAGCACAAATAAATATAGCAGCTTGCTGAATACCAACATAAATTAGGGTAGTAGGTATTAATAGGTTATGATTCAAGTAAGAATTATTCAGTTGTCAATATACCATCCACACTAATGGTATTTCACATCAAAGGCATAACCTTTCAAATTTAGTAATATGTTATactagctatcccggcaaacgttgtcttgccaagctgtggtggtttgacaactgttgagctcttaACGTCACAGCACTcctgattggttttatttcgatcgtgttgatttccttcccagctcacgaaaatcagtattttagcaattttcttacttttctagtttattttcattactttttatacatataaacacagtcaccatgaatacgaatcgaaccgtgcaagagtcatgctgatcggttcacccgttcgtgagttttgttgcctcaaaggtacatcaaactcatttttatatatatatatatagatatatagattacTTATTTAAATGTTGTGATCCCCTCTCAATATGTACCACGCCAGAGAAAATCGATATAAAGTAAAGAAGATTTTGTTTTTGCTACTTACATGTCACCGTGATGTACTGGGGTCCTCTATCGTTGGGGCTCTGGGCCTGGACGACCGCAACCTGAGCGGTCACGTGCTGCTGACCGGTTCCGTTGACGGTTGTTGGCGTTGTTTCTGCGCTCTCGACGCCGCCGCCGCCCACCGCCAACTGGACACCAACCTTGGAGTCCTCCGGTGGATCCGCTTCGTCGATCGGCACAATGTCGATGACGGTTCCGTTGGGATGGATCACGATTTTTTTCTGCAATGTGGAACACTGTTTTGGGGGACAAAGTTCAGCGATTTTGGAACGGGGGAAAGAACGCGTCTGGGAAGCAGACTGTGCTTACCTGTTGGATGATCTGCTGCAGGGTCAAGGTCCCGTTGGCCGTGTCTAGAAGATTTGCAATGCTAAGGTTATTGGCGATCAGGCTGGTCGGAATGACGGCGGGTGTTGTGGCCGCAGCAGCTGCGTTGGCAGCCGCTACCGTCGCCGTTTGGTTGGATATGGATTTTCCTGTACCGTTTTTAAGGGCAGCCGTGGGAATGGCCGTGATGGTTGGGGCGACCGTAACCGTTGGGGATGTTACTGCTATGGACGAGCAGTCACTCGAGGGTGATCCTCCGGACGGACCACCGGGACTCTGCGAAGGAGTCACCGGTGCGGCAACCGTTGTGGTAGGGGAGGTTGGGGTAGGATTCGCGATTGGGGTTACGGTTATGAAACTACGCTGCGTTGCCAACCGGGTTGCCATTTTGATCGGTTCTTAGATTTAGTTGACTATGGTTTTAAGGTAATTACGTGGTGAATGGATATTACTTTGTTGAACCCTGTATCGGTTATGGTATGTGCGAATAGTACGATCGGTTACTACTACGATATGGTATAGAATTTAATTGGATATTCATGCACGACAAATTTGGTATACGGTAAGATGAAACGCTGTGGTTGCTGTTTTAAGGCTTTTCGGTGTTTGAGAGAATTGAGGCAATCTGAAAAAGAGAGAAGTAAAAAACACTTGATTAACATTCTTGTACATaaattttgttcttttagctcttattttcAACATTTGTGTTGTAGCTTTTGCGTTTCATTCCCTTATGTTACAGAAATATGGAAGCTTTACAAAGCTTGAACTTTTCTTCTTAGTTCTATTCATCACCCAGTTCCATTGCCGAATTTCAGATTTTATCCCCGGCATATGGCTGACATTCAGTCTGTATCTAAAGCAAACCACCCACGCCAACCTTGCTGTTTCTTTATTTGTGTATATTTTTCAACATCAGTCGGTATACCCCCCGGCATCGCGGGGGAATAAAAGTGCACTATTTTTTACACTCTTGCTACTCATTCTGTACAACACGAATAGAAGATGGCTGGAAGTAACCTAAAACCGCCCGATTTCGTCGGGCGAATATAGCCCAAAACACGCTGCTCATACCAACGTCTGCCAGATAGTATACATTAGACTGGTTTGAATTATGTAATTCGGTAACATTTCAGAATGATTGAAATGTTTGTAAGTTGTAAAACTATTTGAAAGGTTACAATTTTCGGCCCTcttcaccaccgtgggtgcccagaactgaaagtaagtaagttacAATTTTCGCCTGAAAATTTGGAGTACATTGTATTGTATTGTGAAACCtccaatttctggaaaattcctggataatttattgtaacaaatccTGTGGAAGTCATGAATAAAACTTTGCAGATGTCCTTAGAAGAAATAATCTAAGACTGTACAACAAACGAAATTTTTGGGACTTGCTAAACCTAaggtttttaaaagaattttggaGTCTTTGCGAGAAGTTAGAGAAAGATTTCACGGAAACACTCTTGGAGAGTTAAagtaatttccttaaaaaatacgaGTCTTCTTCTAACTATTGTCGCATTCGATCAACCCTTTCAATAGATACATATAcaatagggcagttcagactttatacATGTCAAAAATtaaaagctcccatatgttcattggtgcaaaactagagtcctgtcaaattttcagccatttcggtggtgatttaatggtggcccaaaagcaaaataggtttatatgggagttACTATGGCGAATTTTGAAAAAAGGTTCTCCGCACTGTAGAGCATAAACACATGGATGAACTCATatggtcaaagtcaaattgaattctttagacctcaatgatgaatgttgccgaagaccgcaactcgtttcgactcacgagacaaaagttattaatcaaaattcatccatggatgcttgaacagaagaccgcagctcgatcgacacgcttgacacgcaatcatagtatgcttATTACCTTCtggcacaccttgcaggacatcctATATAAAgttgcgcatgcgagtgagaatttgtttaataacttcccaactaacatttattgtgaatgtaaacgtcaacaaagcgtcctcaatacggcttgatgctgagttgctgtgttgtacatatggacggaagcttctatgcaagccctataccaatgaacctggaatccacatgtatatgttgtgcgagcagcttctatggcaCTAAGTcgtagctcttttctcggcttctATGTAACTACTAACGctgtaatgtttacattgaacaagctgtgtaccgtatgcgtgataatgtttgcaccatcgttaaataaaattccagttttacttgtgaagataatgtattggttttatttgcaggcatttaagctataactcataccatagtaggctgtgaataaa includes:
- the LOC134285823 gene encoding mucin-2-like isoform X2 — encoded protein: MATRLATQRSFITVTPIANPTPTSPTTTVAAPVTPSQSPGGPSGGSPSSDCSSIAVTSPTVTVAPTITAIPTAALKNGTGKSISNQTATVAAANAAAAATTPAVIPTSLIANNLSIANLLDTANGTLTLQQIIQQKKIVIHPNGTVIDIVPIDEADPPEDSKVGVQLAVGGGGVESAETTPTTVNGTGQQHVTAQVAVVQAQSPNDRGPQYITVTSTDQDDGVATAAAATVMAAEVDEDDVRSYASLTAVDGK
- the LOC134285823 gene encoding mucin-7-like isoform X4, encoding MATRLATQRSFITVTPIANPTPTSPTTTVAAPVTPSQSPGGPSGGSPSSDCSSIAVTSPTVTVAPTITAIPTAALKNDTANGTLTLQQIIQQKKIVIHPNGTVIDIVPIDEADPPEDSKVGVQLAVGGGGVESAETTPTTVNGTGQQHVTAQVAVVQAQSPNDRGPQYITVTSTDQDDGVATAAAATVMAAEVDEDDVRSYASLTAVDGK
- the LOC134285823 gene encoding mucin-2-like isoform X1 encodes the protein MATRLATQRSFITVTPIANPTPTSPTTTVAAPVTPSQSPGGPSGGSPSSDCSSIAVTSPTVTVAPTITAIPTAALKNGTGKSISNQTATVAAANAAAAATTPAVIPTSLIANNLSIANLLDTANGTLTLQQIIQQCSTLQKKIVIHPNGTVIDIVPIDEADPPEDSKVGVQLAVGGGGVESAETTPTTVNGTGQQHVTAQVAVVQAQSPNDRGPQYITVTSTDQDDGVATAAAATVMAAEVDEDDVRSYASLTAVDGK
- the LOC134285823 gene encoding uncharacterized protein LOC134285823 isoform X3 — its product is MATRLATQRSFITVTPIANPTPTSPTTTVAAPVTPSQSPGGPSGGSPSSDCSSIAVTSPTVTVAPTITAIPTAALKNDTANGTLTLQQIIQQCSTLQKKIVIHPNGTVIDIVPIDEADPPEDSKVGVQLAVGGGGVESAETTPTTVNGTGQQHVTAQVAVVQAQSPNDRGPQYITVTSTDQDDGVATAAAATVMAAEVDEDDVRSYASLTAVDGK